One Ktedonobacteraceae bacterium DNA segment encodes these proteins:
- a CDS encoding amino acid permease has protein sequence MAVESSSSSSEQTTLRPNAIGLPGVLFQSITTMAPASAVSFSLGAAVIFTGGALPLAVLIALLVCSLIALNIGALAKHLPSAGGFFTYVSRSLGPQAGWMTGWLFSLTYLLIVPLQLLVLGPVADAFVQQYFHFTFGTVGWAVWAMIFAVIVFVLTYFGIRVSADAGVILGAIEIGVFVLLSIWLIVSAGSANTAATFNPASSLEKGPVLGSWQGILHGMIFAFLAFAGFESSAPLAEEAHNPRRTVPRAILSAAIVIGIFYVFCSYAGMVGWGLNNISTYPTNANPWGTLAAKVWGPFSFIAILAILNSALANSNAGVNAATRVLYAMGRVRTLPGPLAHINTRFRTPDIAIIFTMIVGVVFTLWPGFVYGPGTAFALLGTIITILILVVYMAACLSVPFFYSRERRNEFNVVRHIVVPVIPFIVLIFPIIAQFYPAPQFPLNLAGPICAAWFVLGLVIVTFLSIGAPRSLEASNKVYLEE, from the coding sequence CAGCCTGGGAGCGGCGGTGATTTTTACCGGCGGCGCACTGCCTCTGGCCGTGCTGATTGCCCTGCTCGTCTGTTCCCTGATCGCGTTAAACATCGGCGCGCTGGCAAAACACCTGCCATCCGCCGGTGGGTTCTTCACCTATGTCAGCCGCAGCCTTGGGCCGCAGGCCGGGTGGATGACCGGCTGGTTGTTCAGCCTCACCTACCTGCTGATCGTGCCCCTGCAATTGCTCGTGTTGGGGCCTGTAGCGGATGCCTTTGTGCAGCAGTATTTCCACTTCACCTTTGGCACCGTCGGCTGGGCAGTATGGGCGATGATCTTCGCGGTGATCGTGTTTGTTCTCACCTACTTCGGTATTCGCGTCTCCGCGGATGCCGGCGTGATCCTGGGCGCAATCGAAATTGGCGTCTTCGTATTGCTCTCCATCTGGCTGATCGTCTCCGCCGGCAGCGCCAATACAGCCGCGACCTTCAATCCGGCTTCCAGCCTGGAAAAAGGGCCGGTGCTCGGAAGCTGGCAAGGCATCCTGCACGGCATGATCTTCGCGTTCCTGGCATTCGCCGGCTTTGAATCGTCCGCGCCACTGGCGGAAGAGGCGCATAATCCACGCCGTACCGTACCGCGCGCCATCCTGTCGGCAGCAATCGTTATCGGCATTTTCTACGTGTTTTGCTCCTATGCCGGCATGGTCGGTTGGGGATTGAACAATATCTCCACTTACCCAACCAACGCCAATCCCTGGGGCACGCTGGCCGCGAAGGTCTGGGGGCCATTCTCGTTCATTGCCATTCTTGCCATCCTCAATAGCGCGCTGGCAAATTCCAACGCCGGCGTCAATGCCGCTACTCGCGTCCTATATGCCATGGGCCGCGTGCGCACGCTGCCAGGCCCTCTCGCCCATATCAACACTCGCTTCCGCACCCCCGACATAGCGATCATCTTCACCATGATTGTCGGCGTGGTGTTCACCTTGTGGCCTGGCTTCGTTTATGGGCCGGGAACCGCCTTCGCGCTGCTGGGAACCATCATCACCATCCTGATCCTGGTGGTTTACATGGCCGCGTGCCTGTCTGTACCGTTCTTCTACTCACGCGAACGCCGCAACGAGTTCAACGTCGTGCGCCATATAGTGGTGCCCGTGATACCGTTCATCGTGCTGATCTTCCCCATCATCGCGCAGTTTTATCCCGCGCCCCAGTTTCCGCTCAACCTGGCCGGGCCGATCTGCGCCGCCTGGTTCGTGCTGGGCCTGGTGATCGTCACATTCTTAAGCATCGGCGCTCCCAGGTCCCTGGAAGCAAGCAACAAAGTGTACCTGGAAGAATAA